One Pseudomonadota bacterium DNA window includes the following coding sequences:
- the rpmF gene encoding 50S ribosomal protein L32 — translation MALPKRRHSHSRTRKRRAHDALTGPAVSTCSSCGEPKLPHTLCSGCGTYKGRTVVKLDEDELE, via the coding sequence ATGGCATTACCCAAAAGAAGACATTCACATTCCAGAACCAGAAAACGTCGTGCCCATGATGCATTGACGGGACCGGCTGTTTCAACCTGCTCCAGCTGCGGCGAGCCGAAGCTGCCGCATACTTTATGTTCAGGGTGCGGGACATATAAGGGAAGGACTGTTGTCAAGCTAGACGAGGACGAGTTGGAATAG
- a CDS encoding DUF177 domain-containing protein, whose protein sequence is MQVQLTEIPEEGLELQVSDVSWFPDSEIKRSGKLEARIFLERRQERLMASGSIDLVYALECDRCLEEFNLPETIEFSLTLEQAGEADGQEAKEYQCDSSEMDVVFFEGTAVDISSILEQQVVLAYPVKKLCAENCLGLCAGCGHNLNLGKCGCPDKSAETPFSVLGQLIDK, encoded by the coding sequence TTGCAGGTACAACTTACTGAGATTCCTGAGGAAGGTCTTGAGCTGCAGGTGAGTGATGTTTCCTGGTTTCCAGACAGTGAGATCAAGAGATCCGGGAAACTGGAGGCCAGAATCTTTCTTGAGCGGCGCCAGGAACGACTGATGGCCAGCGGATCAATTGATCTGGTTTATGCGCTGGAGTGTGATCGCTGTCTGGAAGAATTTAATCTGCCGGAGACCATCGAGTTCAGTCTGACGCTTGAACAGGCTGGAGAGGCTGATGGGCAGGAGGCTAAAGAGTACCAGTGTGACAGCAGTGAAATGGACGTGGTGTTTTTTGAAGGTACGGCGGTGGACATAAGTTCCATCCTTGAGCAGCAGGTTGTTCTTGCCTATCCTGTCAAAAAGCTGTGCGCTGAAAACTGTCTCGGATTATGTGCGGGCTGCGGTCACAATCTCAACCTTGGGAAATGTGGGTGTCCTGACAAATCTGCTGAAACCCCATTCAGTGTATTGGGGCAATTGATCGACAAATAA
- a CDS encoding cyclic nucleotide-binding domain-containing protein: MAAEKGLKVCDLGNEVLGQIFKFLDENEISGLCPYLEHMIWKKGEILMNDGEAGDFMGFLLAGKLAVKKETSFPGRFTLVAILDKGAMVGEISAVDRGLRTATVAAMEDSELLILSCDSLDRLLHENSLLGIKILKRIIHVLSLRQRRSYDRLSAIL; this comes from the coding sequence GGAAACGAGGTGTTGGGCCAGATCTTCAAATTTCTCGATGAAAATGAGATCTCCGGCCTTTGCCCCTACCTGGAGCATATGATCTGGAAGAAGGGGGAAATCCTCATGAATGATGGAGAAGCCGGTGATTTCATGGGTTTTCTCCTGGCAGGAAAGCTGGCGGTCAAAAAGGAGACAAGTTTTCCCGGACGCTTTACCCTGGTCGCCATTCTCGACAAGGGCGCCATGGTCGGTGAGATCTCGGCCGTTGATCGAGGGCTCCGGACTGCCACCGTTGCAGCGATGGAAGATTCGGAACTGCTGATTCTGTCCTGTGACAGTCTTGATCGTCTTCTGCATGAAAACTCTCTGCTGGGCATTAAAATCCTCAAGCGGATAATCCATGTGTTAAGTCTCAGGCAGCGTCGCTCGTACGACAGGCTGTCGGCTATTCTTTGA